The stretch of DNA GGGCAAGAAATAAGCAGAAATAAAGACATTATCGTGAATTGGATCTTCTTGTGTTCTTATTCGGGGTACTGCCACGTGTATAAATTCGTGGAccgaatccaatccaatcccctAAGCTAGCTCAGCCAACTCGGGGCGATCAGGGATCGTTACAGTGCAGTTgaacataatatatatatttagaggaaaataaatatagaaactTCCTTATTGATATCATGGCGATGAGATATCGGCGCTCTGGATCATTTGGGTTgaagataaatattaaattgagtatatatatatatataaatatataaatttataaatatatataaataatatataaatataataaataaatatatatatatatatatgtggaaTATATGTGGAATtagtgcatttaaaaataatttttatgggtaatatatattttggaacATCGCGCCTTTCGTGTaactattataaaactcttaacagacaaataaatgaatgaaAGAAGCGGCACTCGGTCATCCAGGTGAACTTTACTGCGGGAACTTCTCAATGAGCTTCTTATAACACATGCACGTTTGTTGTGGTGGctgattttgttttgggttttcaGTTCTGTTactgataattatttgttttaatttattttattgttagcgTTGCGGCCTTTGTTGTAGTTTTTCATTGCGTTGGTTGACAATAATTTGGTTTgattcatttttttctttctgttctGCTCTTAATCCTGGCCAGTTAGAGGCGGCGGGTACGATCCTCTCTAGATCGTGTCCATGATCCCGACGGCGTTGTACTGTTTTCTTGTACATTCGGAGTCCTCGGAGGACTATTAGGAGCACTAGTAACCCGGCAATTAGACACAAGACATTAAAGACTTTCACGATTTCGTCCTTGTGGTCTACCACTTCGACATTGTTTATAACGTTGGCAGTGTTGCCttacgcttttgaaactttggaccccatttttttatatttggtcCTTAAACGGGATCTCATGTTCACTGTTTTGAACTTTCCGTCAAACGGattattttgttctttgcGCTTGAATGGTATTATTGCCGGCCGTATTTAAGAATCTGACTCTCTTCTCCGTGGAGTTTTAGTTCTTTTATACAGTAGCTGatcttttctttttgattccgggttcttattttcgtaccttagtgttcccatctaggtactctttttccctttttctagCTAACTGGCCCTCTTTGGATTTAGCTGGCGTCATCTCTCGGGTTAATATCAGTCTTTCGTTGCTTTACTGACCGCTATATCTTTCCATTGAATTGCCCAATTGGTGCATTATATTGCATTGTGCAAATTTggtctttcttttttctttcgcaACTTTGCTGCCCCCTTTTTGCCTCGCTTCCCGCCATAACCGGAGCTTGTAACAGGCTCGATCGCGTCGATGCGGATTCCGTATggaacgaccataccacgcctGAGTCCAGCCCAACGTGTGGCCTCGACCCATACCCTAGGATACAGAGTCTCGTGCTCTATCGACTGCCTTAGCCAGGATATTTTGTTGTAGCTGTTGTCCATGAGTAGTATATACATGAGAGTTCTGCATACAAAGGCTgattagggtaataaatcaggacaatgtgacaggtgtggggggtaattaaagttaatgggtgcgtgacgagtgatcgttaattagggtccacaatagttaaatCCAGCTATTGtatctaggatttgtattcaggaatcaggaatcccgaaattcggtccagaaatcgcGACTCTAATTaatcgggggagatattactggggtgtgacgggtgatcgttaattagggtgataagttgcttatatctaggcattgtattcaggaattcgcccccccgaatttcgtttaagaaatcgggacgcttattaagcgggaagaagttactggggtgtgacgggtgatcgtaaattagggtccacaatagttatatccagcttttgtatctaggaaatggggtgaaaagaggggaggcattctgcttcagtggttgacgagtaggttgacgggatcgaacgtgggagaagttagaaaaatagggtgaaacgaggggagggaatctagttaagcgggtgagaagttactggggtgtagCAGgtgagaaattactggggtgtgacgggtgtcctttgcttaactgggttatcctagttaaaccgggagaaattactggggtgtgtcaggtgatcatagcgatatatttgggttatcctagttaatgggggagaaattactggggtgtgccgggtgtcctttgcttagattaagaaagtgtggtgctcacacgggtacgtgatagaatgtcacgggctgttgtcacgtccaaaagaaacagctgaaagcaatcacccttgaaaagggatccctttgcttgccactgagaaacaaactctcaccccaataacaaaaagaatatgtaagttttaaattcaagtatatttttttgttttatctttTTGACTTGAAAGAAATATCTgaaaaaatcacccatcccccaaacaaTAGAAGATAGAAAATTTGGTGATTTCATTACACACGTGGTTGTTATTCattctgctgctgtttcttgttgtttcttgatgttgttggTGCTGTTTGACTGttgatgatgttgttgtttgttgatttttggttgttgtttAGGTGTTTGTTGTATAGTTGACTTTTGGTTGGTGTTTAGGTGTTTGTTGTATagttgatttttggttgttgtttAGTTGTTTGTTGTATAGTTGTTTTTTTACTGATTTGGTTCGTTGATTttggtttgttgatttttggttgtcgTTTTGTTGCTGTTCCAAACTTATGTTGCTGCATCTGATATTATTAATCCAGACTTTCAATTCGAACTGAAGGTTcttcccagtaacttctcactttTATCCCCTCTTCATATGGGGAGCAAAAATTTTCCAACACCATCCCTTCCCTCGCGATCATCCCTTTGAGAAAATTAGTTAGacaaatgcaaatgtgacTAGAAATCGAGTAGTCAACAACCTAATTGCTAGGAAACGGTTCACTTTCACCCCTCCCTCGCCATCAAGTATTCGATAGAATCaagcaatgaaaataatgcaagtctaatttcttatattaaatttaaggaaaatattttcatcaacCAATCAATTCGTTGCAACTCtaatttcttatattaaatttaaggaaaatattttcatcaacCAATCAaaactttgaattttttaattttcaaactaaAGTTTAGGTTCATACTAATAATCTATCCTCAAAGTTATATTTAAGCTAGAATTTAACTAAATTCAGATCAgtgttttcaaatttcttgAAGTGAACTACTCTTTTTACTAGTTTCGAAAAACAGTAAAGTGATCTTATCAACGTGTGTACCTCAATTGAAAAGTGGCTTTGTGagaacaattaaattacaattacaaattaaCTACATTACAACTGACTTtgtgaaagaaaataaaaatttataacaatctacaaattaattacaattgtaattctttccaaaataaaaattaaaatgaataaccAACCCCAAAAATATTGTGAGACATGCCGTCGTTTCATCCCGGTGGGAGTTCAATGGAATCACCATGCACGAACCGCGAACCACAAGATGAACGCTATGGTACCTTTAGATGGAAGAATCAAAAAGATTTCGGATGGATTCAAGGGTCGAATCCTTCATTATATGTTTGTTAATGAAGGAGAGGAATTAAGATACCCGGAAGAGTTCCTCTTCGAAGCAGGAGTGGCTTTAAAatctcatttatttaatgtgcTTCAAAGCTACATGTCCGGTAAAGTTAATTTTGAGCTTTTTGCGGAATATATGCTCGTAAAAGATGATGATGTAAAAACGGAGACTAAAAAATTCCAAAGCAAACTGGAAGTTGTTACAAGCCACTCGGATTTGGAACGCATATTCACCAATCACTCAGaccatctgaaaataaaaatggaagagTTTCAGGAAAGGAATAGCGGGTGGACCCTACTCCGCATAATTCGATTGGAAATGaatttcaatcaatttaaacCGCTTTCTGGATCCTCATTTATTCCAACACCACCCaagcttttttcgaaaaaagcaaTAATTAATGTCCAAAATAAGAATGATTCATACTGCTTTAAATGGACATTGATTTCGGCACTTACAAAGGTAACAAATAACCCTAGTGTAAGCTACACCTATAAAGTTGATATAAGGGCCGaaagatttgttttaacatcTGGAATAAATTTGGACTTCAGTGCGTTAACATTCCCGCTCAAAATAAAGGACATAGAcattttcattcaaaaaattaaCGAGCATTAACGTTTTTGGATATGATGAGGAAAGTGAAACTATAATTGGACCTCTTTATCAATCTGGAGTTAAAAAGCCGACGCacataaatatacttttcctGGAAGGAAACGGATTCGGTCACTACAcatggataaaaaatatttcaaagtatgaattttattcGTCATAGACCTACTTTTACTTATTATGTTACattacttgttttatttttcttttatttaacagacTAATGACTTCACAAAGAGGATCACATAATGGACGGGAATGGTTTTGCTATACctgcttaaatttttcatcAACTGCAAGTCACGCACTTCGCCACAAGGAGCTTTGCAGTGGAAAGGTTGTCACTCTCCCAAACCCATATAAATCGACATTGAAGTATACGGAACTGCGTCATCAACTAAAAGTTCCGTTCGCAGTGTAAGTCCTAAACTGTTTAATGTAAATGCACATGTACCAATTTCATATGCTTACTTTATAAAGTGTACATATGATTCTAGCTTAGATAAATTTGTAATGGAAACGGGAGGTAATTCAGCCATAAATTTTGTCAATTCCCttgtaaataacttaaaaactattcatacaaattatttgagtAAAATTGTTCCAATAGTAATGAATCCAGAGGACGAATATGATTTTGAGTTTGCCCTCAATTGTCATATTTGTGAGACGGCTTTAGCGGATGATAGGGTTCGAGATCATTGTAATTATACAGGTAGATACAGGGGTGCAGCTCATTCTAAATGTAATTTAGATTTGAAAAGGTCTAATTTTATCCCAGTTTTCTTCCACAATTTCTCCAAGTATGATTGTCTCTTGTTTATCAAAGAATTAACATTAATACCTGGagaaattaaagttattcCCATAAACAAGGAGATCTTCATTTCAGTagtgaaaaaaattgaaaatgaatgtGGAAACAGTTTTGAAATAAGGTTTCTAGACACATTTAGATTTATGTCATCTAGTCTAGATGCCTTAGCGTCCAATTTAGAAGATGATCAACTTGAATCAGTAAGATCACATTTTAATTGTGAAAATGAATTTAGGCTTATGCGGAAGAAGAGTATATTCCCATATGAATATCTTGATTCAGAGCATAGACTAGAGGAAACTAGTTTACCTTCAAGAAAAGCATTGTTCTCAAGAGGATTATAGTCATGCTGTTAAAGTTTGGACACAATTTTCCTGAATATCTCTAAAGGACTATCtagagatttatttaaaaactgatgtattattattaactgacgtttttgaaaatttccgtTTAATTTGCATGAAAATTTATTCTCTTGACCCAGCTCATTTTTATACAACACCAGGTTTATCTTGGCAGGCAATGCTGAAAGCCACCCAAATTGAGTTACAGTTAATAACTGATATTgatatgtataaatttatacaaagtggaagtggaaataTCCCTATGTCGATGGACATTATGGATATATTTTAGAAGTGGATTTGGACTTTCCATACAGTATCCATGATTTACATAGTGATTTACCGTTTTGTTCAACAACAAAGTTAGCCACTAATAgcgaaaaagcaaaaaaaaattaatagccAACctcggaaataaaaaaaattatatcatttattataaaaatttacagcAATGTTTGCTTAATGGGTTGCAGCTAATATAAATTCATAGAGGAATACGTTTTGAGCAAAAACGTTGGCTCAAAACGTATATAGACCTTAACACCCAATATCgtcaaaaagctaaaaattcatttgaaaaagattttttttaattttattaaataatgcagTCTACGGTAAAACCCTCGAAAATATCGAGAATCGCGTTGACATTAAAATAGTTTGTGATTGGGAACCTCcacagaataataatattaataaaagtggtcgtaaaaaattatgtgCACGAGCATTGATTTCTATACAATTCAAATGAGAAGAATGTCAGATGTATACGATAAACCCATGTATCTTGGGCTTACAGTATTAGAGTTATCAAAGTGGAACATGTATAATTTCCATTATCAGTATATGAAACCGAAATTTCAAGATAATATAAGATTAAATTACATGGATACAGATTCCTTCATATATACAATTAAAactgatgatttttatagagatATTCGGAATGATATagaattcaaatttgatacATCTGGTTATTCCGAAGAAAGAGCCAacttatataattttcaaatatgcAATAAAGCGGTATTAGGTGTTTTTAAAGATGAGCTTCATGGTAGACCAATGTCAGAGTTTGTTGGTCTGCGTCCTAAGGTTTTTGTTATAAATCTAAGGGAGTAACGAGAACAGCACTAGAGTATCtagatattgaaaaatataaaaaggttcTTTTCACTGAAAATCGAATGTATGGCGGCATGTCAGTTTTTAGATCTAAAAATCATACcataaatacatacaaaatgacaaaaataattcTCGATGGTAATGATACGAAGAGAAAAGTTGAGGGTGATAAAATGTCTACACGCCCTTAAGGGTTTAATAGAAAGGGAACTCATATCAAATGTTCAAATCTTTGAGGGAGAGTCCCTTGTTTTGGGGAGACAGGTAGATGAAATAGAAAGTCTTGAATTCCAGACTgagcaacaaaaaactttactcAAGTgcctaaaaacagaaattgaaaatgttgaacATGATTTACTTTACAAGTCGCTtgaacttgaaatgttttaaaatgaatttcccCCCGatcccaaaaaacagaaacaattttagatttaacgatgcaaaataattatttaattagtaaGTTTGATAAAATGTGTTTGAAATTTtagaatagtttttctaaatatatataaacaagaaaaccgaaaaacttgTGGCAATAGACTTTAATTTTAGGCAAAGCGAAAAACGAGAATGAGAAAAATACGTGTGGTCGATCTAAATCAATTTCAACGATTGCACgactatattttaacaaagttCTTAGAGCCTAGCTTAACGAAAGCTGACGaagacggggcgaattcgcagagagcgagagagaactTTATTGTGCACCCGCCTTCGTCCTAAACTAACTTACACTTCCCCGTTGAACGCTTCAGGCTTCAACAAATGGGAAGCGGCGCCAATTTATGGATGGCTCGCCGAAAAAACGCCTCCTGCGCCCGTCCTAACGTCGACCACCCAGACCATGCCGTCCTCCCCTGCGTGCCTGGCGATGATTCTCCCCAGGAGCCATTGTTGGGGCGGAAGGTTGTCCTCGGCCACGACGACGAGATCTCCCTCGCAGATGTTCGGCTGCTCCTGGTGCCACTTGCCCCGAATTTGTAGGCCCAGGACATATTCCCGGGACCATCGCCGCCAGAACATTTGCCTGACTGACGAGACAAGCCGCCATCGCCGTAAGCAGCTGAGACCCTCCAGGTCCGGGGTCCGGAGTGCTGGTGTGGCGAGCAGTGGCCCGCCTGTCAGCAGGTGCCCGGGAGTCAGCGCCTCTCCGTCGCTTGTGTCCTGGCTGATCGCTCCGAGCGGGCGCTTAGGAGCGCGCTGCCCACCGCCCGCAGTTTTGACACCTGCCTCCCATAGTCCGCCCATGTGCGGAGCCCGAGGCGGTGTGAACGCAAACTCGCATCCGCTTCTTGATGCGAATTCGCTTATCGCGTCGGCTTCCTCCTCGATCCGCTCTCGAAGGGCCTGGAAGTGGCGACTGGCTTCGACGAAGTTCGTCCCGTTGTCGCAATGGACGACTTGGGGACATCCTCGGCGCCCAACGAACCTTTGAAAAGCCAATAAAAAGGAATCTGTGGTTAAATCTGAAACAACTTCTAGATGAACCGCCTTGGACGCGAAACAAACAAAGAGCGCAATGTAGGACTTATACGGAGGCCTACCACGAATTTTCAGTGTTGTATAGACAGGGCCACAAAAATCAACGCCACATATAGCAAATGGGCGGAGAGCACGGAGACGATCTGCGGGTAAATTTCCCATAATTTGTGTCATCAGTCGAGGCTTGCACTTGAAGCAGCGGATACATGATCGAACTGTCTGACTGCAGACCTCCTGAGCGTTTACGATCCAAATTCGCTGTCGATGGAGACTCACAAGTGCTCGTGGACCAACATGAAAATTAGAATGGTGCAGATGCCGGACATAGCTCTGCACAAATTGGGAGCGTTTCGTCAACAACAATGGAAACTTGGCATCGTATGATGCCAAGTCCCCTTTTCTTCAtgaatgaatggattcaatcgCTGAAGACTTGGGCCAACTCTGGAGCCTTAACGGAGTTTTTCCCTTTCTTCGTGATACTCGTGTTTTTGTAATACCtcgacaatttttaaaaaggcttCATTATATTCAGTGGGTGAcaaagttttttcaaatactttACTTTTGTCTTTGCATTTTCTAATAAAGCGGAACATATAAACGAATACCCTAAGCAGTTTAAGGTGTGACGAAAATCCCTCGATGACATCTACCAAGTCCGAATTTTGTACAGCAGCGGTCAGCCCGACCGCAGTCTTCCTCGATTCTTGCAGTAGGACTTGTTCATCTAGGTCAAAGTGTGCATTTCGGGGCCAGTTTTCTTCTCCTTCCGTTAGATACGCTGGTCCAGTAAACCATATCAACTATATGATTTCGTCGACGTCACAACCTCTGGATACCATATCTGCTGGGTTCTGTTTCGTGGGGACATGCCGCCATGTAGCTTCACCTGACCACTTTTGAATCACCGCAACTCTATTCGATACAAATGTGGACAACGAAGACGGATGAGACCGGATCCAATGAAGCGTAACTTCAGAATCCGACCAATAAACAATTTGTTCGATAGGTACCTTTAATAGGGGCTTGATTCTGTGACAGAGATCTGCGAGAAGGTGAGCGGCACATAACTCAAGTCTTGGAAGAGTCTTAGTCTTGTGCGGCGCTACTTTATAACCTTCTGCAGTTTTGCTACGAATGTAGACGCAAGCTCCGTAAGCTCTTAAGGATGCGTCGGCAAAGGCATGTAAGTGGACCGGTGACATCGGATCGGTATGCACAAACCGAGGAATTGATATTTCTTCTAAATTAGACAGTGTATTTTTATCATATTCCATTCTGTTTCCAAATGCATTGGAATCGACTCATCCCAATCTAACTTATTGAGCCAGTGTTCCTGCAACAGGATCTTTCCTCTAATTACAATTGGACTTAATAAGCCGAGGGGATCAAACAGCTTCGATGTCACCGATAGTATGTTCCGTTTTATCGCTCGGAGACCCATGACAGCATTGTCAATTTGGAACTTAAAGGCATCTTCGTTGGGCAACCACGATATTCCTAACGCTTTTGTAGACTCTGAGTCCGAGATGGGTATGGATTTAGCTGTGCTCTCAGATGCGGTGACGTCAGGTGAGTTTGAAAACCACTTTGTCAATTCAAAACCTGCAGTTTGAAGAACCTGAGACACTTCAGACTTAATAGTCTTTAACTCCTCTACGCATGCAGTACCAGTCAACATGTCATCGACATAAAAGTCGGATCCAATAACTTCAGCAGCTCTAGGAAAAGAAAGTTTGGCAGACTCGCTTAACCTTTTTAAACACCGAATTGCCAGAAATGGGGCTGGTCCAGTCCCATATGTTACGGTGTTGAGCTTATATAATCTCAAGGACTCAGAGGGGTCTCTTCTCTACACTATAAGTTGAAACTGCCTATCCGCTTCATTTACCATCACTTGGCGATACATTTTCCTTACATCGGCGGTCAAGGCGAACCTATGCAGCCGGAAGCGAAGTAGCGTTGAGTACAACTCATCTTGGATTGTCGGCCCAACCATCAAAATATCATTTAGAGAGATCTGAGTTGACGATTTACAAGAGGCATCGAAAACGACACGTAACTTGGTTGACGTACTTTGGGGTCTCAGAACGCATTGGTGTGGGATAACATAATGTGGAGAAGAAGGAATTTTATCTGTAGGAGACATATGACCTAAGGAAAGGTACTCTTCCATAAAttctaaatacattttcttcaTGTCAGGGTCTCGAGACAACCTTCTTTCAAGCGACAAAAACCGCTGTTTTGCAACTTCAAAGGAGTTGCTCAACCCATTTGGATCAGATTTAAACGGCAGCCTTACTTCAAACCGACCTGATGGCAAAACCTGAGTAGTCTTCCGGTAGTGTTCTTCACATAACTTTTGCTCAGGCGACAGAATTTTCTTTAGAGATGGCATTTCTTCCAGTGACCAAAACTTCTGTAGTGTGCTGTCAATAGATACTAACAGCTCTTCACTACAACTAAAACTTTTCACAACTTCTGTAGGGGAAGATGCCTTATATCTTCCTGATACAACCCATCCTAGGAGGGTTTTCTGCAAAGTTGGAAAGTCGGGATCTTGTCTAATTTGTCCAACAGCTAATAATTCGATAAAAGATTCTGCTCCTATTAACAAATCTATTCTTTGTGGCTTGTAGAAATATGGGACCGCTAAAGGTAGGTTCTTTGGAATTTTCCAGTCATTGATATTAACAGACTGGTCAGGATAGTATCctgatattgattttaaaatccaaaagtcGAATGAGAACTCACTACCATTTATACGCGACTTCACCACTGTATGTACCTTTTTCTTAACTTGTGAATTGGACTCGCCAATACCAAGTAAGTTGATACACGTCTCCTCTTTACGGATCTGTAAGCGGTGAGCAAGGTCCTCTGTTATAAAGTTAGTTTGGGACCCAGAGTCAAGAAGTGCTCGGGCCAAAATATATTCACCGTTTTTGGTTCGTACACTTACGATCGACGTGGCCAAAATCACCCTGTCCGATGATGTCGCATGCATAACATGTGACGTGGAAGGCTGATCTTGATTTAAAGGAGGAGTAAGAATCTCTTGGGGTGGTGGCAACGCTAAACTGTTCTCGGAAACTGTATATCTATGCAGTAAAACGTGATGCGAGCGTCCACAAACTCGACATTtgttaaatttgcatttcgaGACAGTGTGACCCTTTCGCATACAATTGATGCATAATGAAGCAGATTTTACAAAGTCAAACCTTTGCATAACGGAAAGACGACCAAACGGACCACAGTTCGCTAGGATATGGTCGTCTGCATGGCAATAGCTACAACCTTGCTGGGATTTACTGTTGGACGAAGAACATGTAAATGAGCTACGATTATGTGGCTTGCTCGACGTAACTTTATCTAGCTTTGGTTTCGTTGATTCTTCAGCAGATAAATGCTGATATCTgcgatttaacattttttcaaaatcggaccaaAGAGGTAATCTTTCATAATCTAACTGTTCTTCCCATTTTTGTTTGGTCACTGGGTCGACTCTGTTCAAGACGAGATAGATCAACATTGCATTTGAAATCTTGGTATCGTCTCCTATCGATAACAAAGAACCGTATATCGATGACACGGTATCGATAAGATTCTTTAGAGACGACGCAGACTGTTGCGATATTTTCGGAAGACTAAACAATgttgaaatattattcataaaaattaaacattcgtTATCATACACTTTTTTCAAGCCGACCAAAGCTTTTTCATAATTGCTCTCTGTAACTTGGTAGGCCTTGATAGTCCCCAAAGCTTCACCAGAAAGACAAGAGATTAAgtgattaaatttttcaataacGGGAATGTTATCGTCTTGATGAACTAGAGTTTCAAAACGGctcatgaaatttttaaactccGAGTATTTGCCGCTAAATTTCGGCAATGCCAAATTCGGAAGTCGAGCTCGAGTTGGGACTACAGAAGCTGACCCAAGAGTTTTGGTATCGCTAGCTGTCTTCAAGGCCGAGATAAGCGACAATACTTTTGCCTTGGTTGTTATGGAAAGCTCTTCCAACTCTTCTCCAAACTCATCGCCATCATCTAAATCTTCTATCTTTTCTTGTAATTGATTTGCCTTGTTAATaacatcatttaaattttctagcCTACATTTTAATTCGTCTTCCAGAATCGGAATCTGACCGGCTTCTAGCCGATTATTTAATCGGCGGATGCTATTTACTGGCTTTTTAAGCTTGTTTTTAAGGTCAGCAAGAAGTTCAATACTTTTTGGCTTATCTGGactcatttttatattaatttatatatatatatatactagctgtacccggcgcgacttcgttcgcttaaaattagttttgagtagattactttaaaacctctgtgtaaacaacatttttagaagatccttcaggagcgagaataataaggctactggcagagctaactctagagcatgcgacataaaattgtccatgagagaagcaatcttctctaagatctagtccagccagcttcaaagtctgcccctgcgatttatttatagttattgcaatgcaaacttttagagggaattgtagccttttaaactgaaacggcagactggatggtattaatgggatcctgggtataaacactgttttccccttcgcgcatcccgtaaataatgttgcttcgattatattcttatgaagaccttttatctgcaatcgtgtcccattgcataactttaggggacttaaatttcgcaataacattacgggtgctacaatcctaagagacagattatgctgaggaattcctggaggattcaaagaatttaaaaattcaacagggtaatgaacagcattatcagcatcaggaacagagtcgaccgatttatagaagaccatcaaatgagtttagcaataaattattaatagtggttgctctttcatttttcgttgtcaaaatggcgcgctcagatagccaatctaagcttttacttgatatgttagaaatgtcaggaaatattttggatgtaagatcttgaacgtttttgactacatttcctaagcgtgatgttataactatttttccatcaactgttggatggacgccattcccaatttttaaaagagtttcggCAAAAATTCCTGCAGAACTGTCTCCTTTTAAGTgcactcgcatatttttcgtgagcgctagtttttttatctgtggccataaaaattaagattttaaacaggcctttatttcgtcagctcttgcacctcgtggcacaacaggaagggtttggcgaaagtctccagctagcaggactgtaataccacccatcaacatagtattctcattaatatcttgcagggttctatttatggcttcaagcccacctttatgtgtataaacttacaatctttaaacacCGCAGTCATATTACATTGCTTTGAAATAGAGCAATGAGGTGTttctaaattaactaaatccaaaggaagtttaatatgtataataataaaaaagccct from Drosophila takahashii strain IR98-3 E-12201 chromosome 2R, DtakHiC1v2, whole genome shotgun sequence encodes:
- the LOC138912105 gene encoding uncharacterized protein, which codes for MSGICTILIFMLVHEHLFVGRRGCPQVVHCDNGTNFVEASRHFQALRERIEEEADAISEFASRSGCEFAFTPPRAPHMGGLWEAGVKTAGGGQRAPKRPLGAISQDTSDGEALTPGHLLTGGPLLATPALRTPDLEGLSCLRRWRLVSSVRQMFWRRWSREYVLGLQIRGKWHQEQPNICEGDLVVVAEDNLPPQQWLLGRIIARHAGEDGMVWVVDVRTGAGGVFSASHP